A window of the Arachis duranensis cultivar V14167 chromosome 5, aradu.V14167.gnm2.J7QH, whole genome shotgun sequence genome harbors these coding sequences:
- the LOC107490774 gene encoding uncharacterized protein LOC107490774 encodes MEEVKSAVEEHMDLMADLVQKLSSELRAGLRPAYDNFIGFFHAIDWKEPWLIGLAGFHIVLLLVTIITRRKTNFQMCLFLLTLAGVYLAERLNTVLRMNWKSFSSQNYFDPNGLFMSVLWSGPLLVIAMIILINTLFSLCYLIVRWKRAELRHRARIAHSKEE; translated from the exons ATGGAGGAGGTGAAATCTGCAGTGGAGGAGCACATGGATCTCATGGCAGATCTCGTCCAGAAGCTCTCTTCCGAGCTTCGTGCCGGCCTCCGCCCCGCCTACGACAACTTCATCGGCTTCTTCCACGCCATTGATTGGAAG GAACCATGGTTGATTGGTTTGGCTGGGTTCCATATAGTGTTGCTTCTTGTGACTATCATCACCAGGAGGAAAACTAACTTCCAGATGTGTTTGTTCCTTCTCACAT TGGCCGGTGTATATCTCGCTGAGAGGCTTAACACTGTTCTGAGGATGAACTGGAAAAGCTTCTCTAGTCAGAACTATTTTGATCCAAATGGACTATTCATGTCTGTTCTTTGGTCGGGGCCCCTTCTCGTCATTGCTATGATAATTCTG ATCAACACACTCTTCTCCTTGTGTTACTTGATTGTTAGGTGGAAAAGAGCTGAACTAAGACATCGTGCAAGGATTGCTCATAGTAAGGAGGAATAG
- the LOC107490773 gene encoding carbonic anhydrase, chloroplastic isoform X1 produces MSTSSINGWCLSSISPAANTSVRRAALRPSVCAALGTPSSSSSSSSFPPLIQDRPVIAQPIITPTLPLREEMGKEYEEAIEELQRLLREKGELRATAAEKVEQITASLGTSSSGGIAASDAASERIKAGFIHFKKEKYDKNPALYGELAKGQAPKFMVFACSDSRVCPSHVLDFQPGEAFVVRNVANIVPPYDQTKYAGAGSAIEYAVLHLKVSEIVVIGHSACGGIKGLLSFPYDGAYSTDFIEEWVKIGLPAKTKVKAQHGDAPFAEQCFHCEKEAVNVSLGNLLTYPFVRDGLVNKTLALKGGYYDFVKGSFELWGLQFGLSSSFSVKDVATILHWKLY; encoded by the exons ATGTCGACCTCCTCCATTAACGGTTGGTGTCTCTCTTCCATCTCTCCAGCTGCCAACACCTCCGTAAGGAGAGCCGCATTGCGCCCTTCCGTTTGCGCCGCCCTTGGCACCCCTTCGTCGTcgtcttcctcctcctcttttccTCCTCTCATCCAAGACAGGCCTGTTATTGCTCAACCCATCATCACCCCAACTTTGCCCttg agagaagagatggGAAAGGAGTACGAGGAGGCTATTGAAGAACTTCAGAGACTCTTGAG GGAGAAGGGTGAGCTGAGGGCTACAGCAGCTGAGAAAGTTGAACAGATAACAGCTTCATTGGGAACATCATCTTCCGGTGGAATCGCTGCATCTGATGCAGCCTCTGAGAGGATCAAAGCTGGATTCATTCACTTCAAGAAAGAGAAATATGA CAAGAACCCTGCTTTGTATGGTGAACTTGCCAAAGGACAAGCCCCCaag TTCATGGTGTTTGCTTGCTCTGATTCAAGAGTGTGCCCATCTCATGTGTTAGATTTCCAGCCCGGTGAGGCCTTTGTGGTCAGAAATGTTGCTAACATTGTTCCACCATATGACCAG ACAAAATACGCTGGAGCTGGTTCTGCTATTGAGTATGCAGTTCTGCATCTCAAG GTTTCCGAAATTGTGGTCATTGGACACAGTGCTTGTGGTGGTATTAAGGGACTCTTGTCTTTCCCATACGATGGAGCCTATTCCAC TGATTTTATTGAGGAGTGGGTCAAAATTGGCTTACCCGCCAAGACTAAGGTTAAGGCACAACATGGTGATGCACCTTTTGCAGAGCAGTGTTTTCACTGTGAGAAG GAAGCAGTGAATGTTTCACTTGGGAACCTTCTAACATACCCATTTGTGAGGGATGGATTGGTGAACAAGACACTGGCACTGAAAGGAGGATACTATGACTTTGTTAAGGGATCTTTTGAGCTCTGGGGCCTTCAGTTTGgcctttcctcttctttctcc GTAAAAGATGTGGCCACGATTCTGCATTGGAAGCTATATTAG
- the LOC107490773 gene encoding carbonic anhydrase, chloroplastic isoform X2, with amino-acid sequence MSTSSINGWCLSSISPAANTSVRRAALRPSVCAALGTPSSSSSSSSFPPLIQDRPVIAQPIITPTLPLREEMGKEYEEAIEELQRLLREKGELRATAAEKVEQITASLGTSSSGGIAASDAASERIKAGFIHFKKEKYDKNPALYGELAKGQAPKFMVFACSDSRVCPSHVLDFQPGEAFVVRNVANIVPPYDQTKYAGAGSAIEYAVLHLKVSEIVVIGHSACGGIKGLLSFPYDGAYSTDFIEEWVKIGLPAKTKVKAQHGDAPFAEQCFHCEKEAVNVSLGNLLTYPFVRDGLVNKTLALKGGYYDFVKGSFELWGLQFGLSSSFSV; translated from the exons ATGTCGACCTCCTCCATTAACGGTTGGTGTCTCTCTTCCATCTCTCCAGCTGCCAACACCTCCGTAAGGAGAGCCGCATTGCGCCCTTCCGTTTGCGCCGCCCTTGGCACCCCTTCGTCGTcgtcttcctcctcctcttttccTCCTCTCATCCAAGACAGGCCTGTTATTGCTCAACCCATCATCACCCCAACTTTGCCCttg agagaagagatggGAAAGGAGTACGAGGAGGCTATTGAAGAACTTCAGAGACTCTTGAG GGAGAAGGGTGAGCTGAGGGCTACAGCAGCTGAGAAAGTTGAACAGATAACAGCTTCATTGGGAACATCATCTTCCGGTGGAATCGCTGCATCTGATGCAGCCTCTGAGAGGATCAAAGCTGGATTCATTCACTTCAAGAAAGAGAAATATGA CAAGAACCCTGCTTTGTATGGTGAACTTGCCAAAGGACAAGCCCCCaag TTCATGGTGTTTGCTTGCTCTGATTCAAGAGTGTGCCCATCTCATGTGTTAGATTTCCAGCCCGGTGAGGCCTTTGTGGTCAGAAATGTTGCTAACATTGTTCCACCATATGACCAG ACAAAATACGCTGGAGCTGGTTCTGCTATTGAGTATGCAGTTCTGCATCTCAAG GTTTCCGAAATTGTGGTCATTGGACACAGTGCTTGTGGTGGTATTAAGGGACTCTTGTCTTTCCCATACGATGGAGCCTATTCCAC TGATTTTATTGAGGAGTGGGTCAAAATTGGCTTACCCGCCAAGACTAAGGTTAAGGCACAACATGGTGATGCACCTTTTGCAGAGCAGTGTTTTCACTGTGAGAAG GAAGCAGTGAATGTTTCACTTGGGAACCTTCTAACATACCCATTTGTGAGGGATGGATTGGTGAACAAGACACTGGCACTGAAAGGAGGATACTATGACTTTGTTAAGGGATCTTTTGAGCTCTGGGGCCTTCAGTTTGgcctttcctcttctttctccgTATGA